From Desulfuromonas sp., the proteins below share one genomic window:
- a CDS encoding VWA domain-containing protein, whose amino-acid sequence MKTTQRILAPLLVLATLLLTAPALAAPLVECDLSLDRTVLPAGLSQKAVIKVSLDVPVIPLEVSRPPVNLTLVLDRSGSMSGNKIAKAREAAITALRRLGPQDIFSLVVYDHNVKTLVPPQSAANVEWIEARIRSIGPGGNTALYGAVSQGAAEVRKNLYRPYVHRVVLLSDGLANVGPSSPADLARLGAALIKEGISVTTIGIGNDFNEDLMTQLADRSDGNHYFVESSRDLPRIFAAELGDVLSVAARKVVIEIDCPKGVRPIRIIGREGRIRGNRVEIHLNQLYGGQEKYALIEVMVEPGRADETQKIADARCSYENALTNKKERSVAVAQVRFSKRQEDVRRSASKTVQKSLVENEMAEARDKALDLYNAGRKDEAVRQLKEKSDEISLRSQNLGFDDIAQEAEGALEEDAATFAAPAPLAPAEKKSIRSESYKVRKQQKDY is encoded by the coding sequence ATGAAAACGACGCAAAGAATTCTGGCCCCGCTCCTGGTTCTCGCCACTTTGCTCCTGACTGCGCCGGCTCTTGCCGCGCCGCTGGTCGAGTGCGACCTGTCGCTGGACCGCACCGTCTTGCCGGCCGGCCTGTCGCAGAAGGCGGTCATAAAGGTGAGCCTCGATGTCCCGGTCATCCCGCTCGAAGTCTCCCGCCCGCCGGTCAACCTGACCCTGGTCCTCGACCGCTCCGGTTCGATGTCGGGCAACAAGATCGCCAAGGCGCGGGAGGCGGCGATCACCGCCCTGCGGCGTCTCGGCCCGCAGGATATCTTCTCCCTCGTCGTCTACGACCACAACGTCAAGACCCTCGTCCCGCCGCAGAGCGCTGCCAACGTCGAATGGATCGAGGCTCGCATCCGCAGCATCGGCCCCGGAGGCAATACGGCCCTTTACGGCGCCGTCAGCCAGGGGGCGGCCGAAGTGCGGAAGAACCTCTATCGGCCCTATGTCCATCGGGTCGTACTCCTCTCCGACGGTCTGGCCAACGTCGGGCCGAGTTCTCCGGCCGACCTGGCCCGCCTCGGTGCCGCGCTGATCAAGGAGGGGATCTCGGTCACCACCATCGGCATCGGCAACGATTTCAACGAGGACCTGATGACCCAGCTGGCCGACCGCAGCGACGGCAACCACTACTTCGTCGAGTCGAGCCGCGACCTGCCCCGGATCTTTGCCGCGGAACTCGGCGACGTCCTCTCTGTGGCCGCCCGCAAGGTCGTTATCGAAATCGACTGCCCGAAGGGTGTCCGCCCGATCCGAATTATCGGCCGCGAGGGGCGTATCCGCGGCAACCGGGTGGAAATCCACCTCAACCAGCTCTACGGGGGGCAGGAAAAGTACGCCTTGATCGAAGTGATGGTCGAACCGGGCCGGGCAGACGAGACACAGAAAATCGCCGACGCCCGCTGCTCCTATGAAAACGCCCTGACAAACAAGAAGGAAAGGTCGGTGGCGGTCGCCCAGGTCCGCTTCTCGAAACGCCAGGAGGATGTCCGCCGCTCCGCCAGCAAGACCGTGCAGAAGTCCCTGGTCGAGAACGAGATGGCCGAAGCCCGCGACAAGGCCCTCGACCTCTACAACGCCGGCCGCAAGGACGAGGCGGTGCGGCAGCTGAAAGAGAAGAGCGACGAAATCTCCCTCCGGAGCCAGAACCTCGGGTTCGATGACATCGCCCAGGAAGCGGAAGGGGCCCTCGAAGAGGACGCCGCCACCTTTGCCGCCCCGGCGCCCCTTGCCCCTGCGGAGAAAAAATCGATCCGGTCGGAAAGCTACAAGGTCCGGAAACAGCAGAAGGATTATTGA
- a CDS encoding HAMP domain-containing sensor histidine kinase, with protein sequence MTRFRLITTWLLLLIPTLLLGIGALYLLKGEEDRLERSARATARDRISAIAGNIDLAVAEVKDGLVETLRGLPQGGILRQTDLLEDWKRGNPLVRNVFVWEGGRGLRYPDPEMPSSDEEADFIRRYLPLFADQAAWQAPPDDSRGAASEDMASSILLERRELRQLAKQAPIASEASADRAAAPGAGLAGAPGAGLAGAAIGASGWRPWFADNRLHLLGWYETDGGSRRIGFEVEMMALLSRLLGNFPPDAPYGETIALIDGNGDIFHQVGPLEISADSRPLAAASVASLPHWMVTAYPNADGGRSGTGFLLISSLLVGTFVVAILLGGSLLLWQAHRNQVDARQKTSFVSNVSHELKTPLTTIRMYAEMLGEKRIEDAGRQQSYLRTIIRESQRLTRLVNNVLDFSRLEQGRKAFAKEEIALPSLLHELLDSQQVRLEDAGMQLIREVDAAVAPIESDRDALEQIVLNLVDNAIKYAAEGKSLTVELQQQKGGPVVRFKDDGPGIPAGHRGRIFDKFHRVDASLTARQQGSGLGLSIARQLAEGLGGSLSFCPNTGGGCCFELTLPARSDR encoded by the coding sequence ATGACCCGATTCCGACTGATCACAACCTGGCTGCTCCTGCTGATACCGACGCTCCTTTTGGGCATCGGCGCCCTCTACCTGCTCAAGGGCGAGGAGGACCGCCTAGAAAGGAGCGCGCGGGCGACGGCGCGGGACCGGATCTCGGCGATTGCCGGCAATATCGACCTGGCGGTCGCCGAGGTCAAGGACGGCCTGGTCGAAACCCTGCGCGGCCTGCCGCAGGGCGGCATTTTGCGGCAAACCGACCTGCTCGAAGACTGGAAGCGCGGCAACCCCCTTGTCCGCAATGTCTTCGTCTGGGAGGGGGGACGGGGCCTGCGCTATCCAGACCCGGAAATGCCCTCGAGCGACGAGGAGGCCGATTTCATCCGGCGTTACCTTCCCCTCTTCGCCGACCAGGCCGCCTGGCAGGCGCCTCCGGACGATTCACGCGGCGCTGCGAGTGAAGATATGGCCAGCAGCATCCTGCTGGAGCGCAGGGAGCTGCGCCAGCTTGCCAAGCAGGCCCCGATCGCGTCGGAGGCTTCGGCGGACCGTGCGGCGGCGCCGGGGGCGGGGCTGGCGGGGGCGCCGGGGGCGGGGCTGGCGGGGGCGGCGATCGGAGCGAGCGGCTGGCGGCCGTGGTTTGCCGACAACCGCCTGCACCTGCTCGGCTGGTACGAGACCGATGGAGGTTCACGACGGATCGGATTCGAAGTCGAGATGATGGCCCTGCTGAGCCGCCTGCTGGGCAACTTTCCGCCCGATGCGCCCTACGGCGAGACCATTGCCCTGATCGACGGCAACGGCGATATCTTCCACCAGGTCGGGCCGCTCGAAATTTCGGCCGACAGCCGGCCTCTGGCCGCCGCCTCCGTCGCCAGCCTGCCCCACTGGATGGTCACCGCCTACCCGAACGCCGATGGCGGCAGGTCTGGGACCGGCTTCCTGCTGATCTCATCGCTGCTGGTCGGCACCTTTGTCGTCGCCATCCTCCTCGGCGGCTCGCTGCTGCTCTGGCAGGCCCATCGTAACCAGGTCGACGCGAGGCAGAAGACCTCTTTCGTCTCCAATGTCTCCCACGAACTGAAAACCCCCCTCACCACGATCCGCATGTACGCCGAAATGCTCGGAGAAAAACGGATCGAGGACGCCGGCAGACAGCAGAGCTACCTGCGGACGATCATCCGCGAGAGCCAGCGCCTGACCCGGCTGGTGAACAACGTGCTCGATTTCAGCCGCCTCGAACAGGGACGCAAGGCGTTTGCAAAAGAGGAGATCGCCCTTCCTTCTCTGCTGCACGAACTGCTCGACAGCCAACAGGTGCGCCTTGAGGATGCAGGCATGCAACTGATCCGGGAGGTCGACGCCGCTGTGGCTCCCATCGAGAGCGACCGCGACGCCCTGGAGCAGATCGTCCTCAACCTGGTCGACAACGCCATCAAGTATGCCGCAGAGGGCAAGAGCCTGACGGTGGAACTGCAGCAGCAAAAAGGCGGGCCCGTCGTCCGCTTCAAGGATGATGGGCCCGGCATTCCGGCCGGTCATCGCGGTCGGATATTCGACAAGTTCCACCGTGTCGATGCGTCCCTCACCGCCCGGCAGCAGGGGAGCGGACTCGGCCTCAGCATCGCCCGCCAGCTCGCCGAGGGGCTCGGAGGATCCCTGTCCTTCTGCCCGAATACCGGCGGCGGCTGTTGTTTTGAGCTGACCCTGCCGGCAAGGAGCGACCGATGA
- a CDS encoding response regulator transcription factor, translating to MMMPEMSGYDVCREIRKSDSRTPIIMLTAKGEEVDKVVGLELGADDYVTKPFGLHELRARIAAVLRRSRNHRPEPAAGCPDIFRVGRALVDRKTYQVTVGERSHRLTSREMKLLEIFHARPNEVLSRNDLLNAAWGVDYFGTTRTLDQHVAQLRKKIEPDPASPQSLLTVHGVGYRFQPSENS from the coding sequence GTGATGATGCCGGAGATGAGCGGCTACGATGTCTGCCGCGAAATCCGGAAAAGTGACAGCCGCACTCCGATTATCATGCTGACGGCCAAGGGGGAGGAGGTCGACAAGGTGGTCGGGCTCGAGCTCGGCGCCGACGATTATGTCACCAAGCCCTTCGGCCTGCACGAGCTGCGGGCGCGGATTGCCGCCGTGCTGCGCCGTTCGCGGAACCACCGGCCCGAGCCGGCAGCGGGCTGTCCGGACATCTTCCGGGTCGGCCGGGCCCTGGTCGACCGCAAGACCTACCAGGTTACGGTCGGCGAGCGATCGCACCGCCTGACCTCCCGGGAAATGAAGCTGCTGGAAATCTTCCATGCGCGGCCGAATGAGGTCCTCTCCCGCAACGATCTGCTCAATGCAGCCTGGGGCGTCGACTATTTCGGCACGACGAGAACCCTCGATCAGCACGTCGCCCAGTTGCGCAAGAAGATCGAACCGGACCCGGCCTCTCCGCAGTCCCTGCTCACGGTGCACGGGGTGGGGTACCGGTTCCAGCCCTCCGAAAACTCCTGA